The Bacillus sp. F19 DNA segment TGATTTAAATCTTCCTCTGTTAAAGATTCAAGGATCTGCACCGTTTTTTCCGTATAGAGCTCTGCAAGTTTCAGCAGGTTCGTTTCCGTTATTTCTGCTTCCTGCATGAGCGGCTGTGCATTTCCTGCTTTCACTACAGCTGTAAATTTGTACATCGAAGTCAGCATATGAGTAATCAGTTTTTCTGTCGTCATGGATGTTTCAGCAGGTTTAAATTCAGGGTTATCATGCTGCATTTTTGCTATTAATTCCAGTGTTACAGCTCGGTGTGATAGAAAATGGTTAATCAATTTTGAGTTCATTAAATGGCCTCCGGTAAGTTATTTAGCAAATCCCATTAACTGCTTCAGCATAGAAAGGCCATATTTGCGTTCATCTCTCGATTTTTGATGCTGCTGAACAAACGCAAGAAACTTTTGCTCGCGAATTTCAATATGTTTTTTTGCGAGCTCCCGTTCGTATCTGATTTCTTCTTGATACATATCCCTTTCATTGCTTGACGTTTCATGGATCACATCA contains these protein-coding regions:
- a CDS encoding DinB family protein codes for the protein MNSKLINHFLSHRAVTLELIAKMQHDNPEFKPAETSMTTEKLITHMLTSMYKFTAVVKAGNAQPLMQEAEITETNLLKLAELYTEKTVQILESLTEEDLNQVIDLTGVFGFKVPGSALIKMGIEHEVNHKGNLFVYARILGHTELPMYVKKI